The Arthrobacter russicus genome has a segment encoding these proteins:
- the pyk gene encoding pyruvate kinase, with translation MRRAKIVATFGPAISGYEQALAVLDAGVDVARMNMSHGDYTVHNETYENVRKAAAALGKPVAIMADLQGPKIRLGRFVDGPYALAPGDVFTITTEDVPGTKDICSTTLKSLTEDVKVGDALLIDDGKVSLRATAVDAVKVVTEVVVGGMVSNNKGINLPGVAVNVPALSEKDEEDLRWAMGRGVDLIALSFVRDASDIVRVHEIMDEEGRRVPVIAKIEKPQAVDNLSEIIDSFDAIMVARGDLGVELPLEEVPIVQKKAIELARRWAKPVIVATQVLESMIENPRPTRAEASDCANAVLDGADAVMLSGETSVGKYPIETVKTMARIIESTEEHGLERVPALGTSPKTRGGAITRAAVVIADQLNAKYVCAFTQSGDSARRLSRLRPVKPVFAFTPDERVWNQLSLTWGIQPIMVPMVHHTDEMTEQVDHMLLEKGLAQVDDVVVIAAGSPPGQSGSTNTVKVHKVGDLSDFSESGRNNREKVGPWPVVEPKN, from the coding sequence ATGAGACGCGCAAAAATTGTTGCAACTTTTGGGCCGGCCATCTCCGGTTACGAGCAGGCCCTGGCCGTGCTCGACGCCGGCGTGGACGTGGCCCGGATGAACATGAGCCACGGTGACTACACCGTGCACAACGAGACCTATGAGAATGTCCGCAAAGCGGCTGCGGCGTTGGGCAAGCCGGTGGCGATCATGGCCGATCTGCAGGGGCCGAAGATCCGCCTGGGCCGTTTCGTCGACGGTCCGTACGCCCTGGCGCCGGGCGATGTCTTCACGATCACCACGGAAGACGTTCCGGGCACCAAAGACATCTGCTCGACCACGTTGAAGAGCCTCACCGAAGACGTCAAGGTCGGCGATGCGCTGCTGATCGACGACGGCAAAGTCTCGTTGCGGGCCACCGCTGTGGACGCGGTAAAGGTGGTCACGGAAGTAGTGGTCGGCGGCATGGTGTCCAACAACAAAGGCATCAATCTGCCCGGCGTCGCGGTGAACGTGCCGGCGCTGAGCGAAAAAGACGAAGAAGACCTGCGCTGGGCGATGGGCCGAGGCGTGGATCTGATCGCTTTGTCCTTCGTCCGGGACGCCTCGGACATCGTGCGGGTGCACGAGATCATGGACGAAGAGGGCCGCCGGGTCCCGGTGATCGCCAAGATCGAGAAGCCGCAGGCCGTGGACAACCTCTCCGAGATCATCGATTCCTTCGACGCGATCATGGTGGCGCGCGGCGACTTGGGCGTGGAACTCCCGTTGGAGGAAGTGCCGATCGTGCAGAAGAAGGCGATCGAGTTGGCCCGTCGTTGGGCCAAGCCGGTGATCGTGGCCACCCAGGTGCTCGAATCGATGATCGAGAACCCGCGGCCCACCAGGGCGGAGGCTTCGGACTGCGCCAATGCGGTGCTCGACGGCGCCGACGCGGTGATGCTCTCCGGCGAGACCAGCGTGGGCAAGTATCCGATCGAGACGGTCAAGACCATGGCCCGGATCATCGAATCGACCGAAGAACACGGTTTGGAGCGGGTCCCCGCGCTGGGCACCAGCCCGAAGACCCGCGGCGGCGCGATCACCCGGGCCGCCGTGGTGATCGCGGATCAGCTCAACGCCAAGTACGTGTGCGCGTTCACCCAGTCCGGCGACTCGGCACGCCGGTTGTCCCGCTTGCGGCCGGTCAAGCCGGTCTTCGCGTTCACCCCGGATGAGCGGGTCTGGAATCAGCTTTCGCTGACCTGGGGGATCCAGCCGATCATGGTCCCGATGGTGCACCACACCGATGAGATGACGGAACAGGTCGACCACATGCTGCTGGAAAAAGGTTTGGCGCAGGTGGACGACGTGGTGGTGATCGCCGCCGGTTCCCCGCCCGGGCAATCCGGCTCGACCAATACGGTCAAAGTGCACAAAGTGGGGGACCTCTCCGACTTCTCCGAATCCGGACGCAACAATCGGGAAAAGGTCGGCCCTTGGCCGGTCGTGGAACCGAAAAACTAA
- a CDS encoding ANTAR domain-containing response regulator, whose translation MSESPEPAESAPVPAPRRVVVAEDETLIRLDIIEILRGEGYDVVGEADNGEKALDLARELEPDLVLMDVKMPVMDGISAAEKIVKERIAPVVLLTAFSQKELVERARDAGAMAYVVKPFTPADLVPAIEIALSRYEEIKILEAEVHDLQDRFETRKLVERAKSLLTTKMGLTEPEAFRWIQKTSMDRRLSMREVADTIISQVN comes from the coding sequence GTGTCAGAATCCCCCGAACCCGCCGAGTCCGCGCCCGTACCCGCTCCCCGGCGCGTCGTTGTCGCGGAGGACGAAACCCTGATCCGTTTGGACATCATCGAGATCCTCCGTGGCGAAGGCTACGATGTGGTCGGCGAAGCGGACAATGGCGAGAAGGCTTTGGACCTCGCCCGGGAGCTCGAACCCGACCTGGTCCTGATGGACGTCAAGATGCCGGTCATGGACGGGATCAGCGCCGCGGAGAAGATCGTCAAGGAACGCATCGCCCCGGTAGTGCTCTTGACCGCCTTCAGCCAGAAGGAACTCGTGGAACGGGCCCGCGACGCCGGCGCCATGGCGTACGTGGTCAAGCCGTTCACCCCGGCCGATCTGGTTCCAGCGATCGAGATCGCACTCTCGCGCTATGAGGAAATCAAGATCCTCGAGGCCGAGGTGCACGATCTGCAGGACCGTTTCGAAACCCGCAAACTGGTGGAACGCGCGAAGTCGCTGCTGACCACCAAAATGGGGCTCACCGAGCCGGAAGCCTTCCGCTGGATCCAGAAGACGTCGATGGACCGCCGGTTGAGCATGCGCGAGGTCGCGGACACCATCATCAGCCAGGTCAACTGA